One genomic window of Legionella jordanis includes the following:
- the queC gene encoding 7-cyano-7-deazaguanine synthase QueC → MKKAVVLLSGGLDSATVLAIAKAEGFACYALSFAYGQRHNAELLAAKRIAEVLSVAEHRIVQLDLSAFGGSALTDKSIAVPDYSGSKEIPITYVPARNTIFLSIALAMAEVIGARDIFIGVNSIDYSHYADCRPEFIDAFQQVANLGTKAGVEGDKFHLHAPLQHLDKSEIIRTGLRLGLDYSLTVSCYQATEEGRACGRCDSCIFRKQGFLMAGYPDPTKYL, encoded by the coding sequence ATGAAAAAAGCAGTGGTTTTATTATCAGGGGGGTTGGATTCTGCAACAGTACTGGCTATTGCTAAGGCAGAGGGTTTTGCCTGTTATGCACTGAGCTTTGCTTATGGACAGCGGCATAATGCCGAATTATTGGCAGCCAAACGCATTGCCGAGGTTCTGTCGGTTGCTGAGCATCGTATTGTGCAACTGGATTTAAGTGCCTTTGGTGGTTCAGCGTTAACCGATAAAAGCATCGCAGTCCCTGATTATTCGGGTTCAAAAGAAATCCCAATCACTTATGTGCCTGCACGAAATACCATATTTTTAAGCATTGCCCTTGCCATGGCTGAAGTAATTGGCGCACGTGACATTTTTATCGGTGTCAATTCCATTGATTATTCCCATTATGCGGATTGCCGACCCGAATTTATTGATGCTTTTCAACAGGTGGCGAATCTAGGCACAAAAGCTGGCGTTGAGGGCGATAAATTTCACTTGCATGCCCCTTTGCAGCATTTGGATAAAAGTGAAATCATCCGCACCGGTTTACGTTTAGGACTGGATTATTCTTTGACGGTTTCCTGCTATCAGGCGACGGAAGAAGGCAGGGCTTGCGGGCGCTGCGACAGCTGCATTTTTCGCAAACAAGGGTTTTTAATGGCAGGTTATCCAGACCCGACAAAATATCTATAA